The Chryseobacterium glaciei DNA window ATATTTGTTGAGCGAAGTCCGCCACCGACAAGAATTTCGATTCTCCCGTTGGACAATTCAACTAATTTTTTCAAATTTTCTTTCCCTTCAGAAACATTTGGTTTTTGACCTGAAGTAAGAATTGTTTTAAAACCACAGTCAATTACTTTTTCTAAAGAATTTTCCAGATTTTTTGCCCTGTCAAAAGCACGGTGAAAAGTACACGGAAGAGGATTTGCTAATTCTATTAAAGCTTTATTTTGTTCCATATTAACCTCATCATTTTCATCTAAAATCCCGAAAACAAAACCGTCAACATTTAAAGATTTCATTTGAATCAATTCGGATTTCATTTGTTCAAATTCAGCATCAGAATAGGTAAAATCTCCACCGCGAGGTCGAATCATTACAAAAATCGGAATGTTTATTTTATCTCTAAGTTGTTTTATTATTTCAAAATTTGGTGTTGTTCCACCTTCGCTTAATCCGTCGCACAATTCTATTCTGTCGGCTCCGTTTTCAAAAGCAATGATTGCTGATTCTGGATTGAAGCACGCTATTTCTATTTTTGACATTTAGGGTTTAGGGTTTAGGGTTTAGGGTTTAGGGTTTAGGGTTTAGGGTTTAACAAAATTAATTTCTAATTTCTTAATCTATTTCAAAGCAAATTCAGGTTTTTCCAAGCGATTTCCTTTTTGGTCGTAAACAGCATAATTAAATCCATCCTGAATACAATACGAACCATATTCCCCTTTTTTATTAATGGCAATAAAACCAACCTGAATATCTTTTAAATTCTTATTTCTTCTCTTCGTAATCTGTACAATTCTTTCAACTGCTTCTTTGCAAGCCTGTTGAGGCTTTTTTCCTTGTCGCATTAATTCCACCACAAGATGAGTACCAACCATTCTGATTACTTCTTCACCATGACCTGTTGCCGTTGCTGCACCTACCTCATTATCAACAAATAAACCGGCTCCGATAATTGGTGAATCTCCTACCCTTCCGTGCATCTTGAAAGCCATTCCGCTGGTTGTACAAGCTCCGGAAAGATTTCCTTGCGCATCCAAAGCGATCATTCCAATTGTGTCATGATTTTCAATGTTTACGATGGGTTGG harbors:
- a CDS encoding copper homeostasis protein CutC produces the protein MSKIEIACFNPESAIIAFENGADRIELCDGLSEGGTTPNFEIIKQLRDKINIPIFVMIRPRGGDFTYSDAEFEQMKSELIQMKSLNVDGFVFGILDENDEVNMEQNKALIELANPLPCTFHRAFDRAKNLENSLEKVIDCGFKTILTSGQKPNVSEGKENLKKLVELSNGRIEILVGGGLRSTNIEEIRGITKAEYFHSSAITDGSGFANADEVVALKNR